One Manihot esculenta cultivar AM560-2 chromosome 6, M.esculenta_v8, whole genome shotgun sequence DNA segment encodes these proteins:
- the LOC110617262 gene encoding mitochondrial protein pet191 homolog, whose translation MSKSCKGLAMELVKCLSESDCIKVEKRSYRECAGEKSPCIPSECVGLRETYFNCKRGQLDMRARIRGNKGY comes from the coding sequence ATGTCAAAGTCTTGCAAGGGCTTGGCAATGGAACTAGTCAAGTGTCTAAGCGAATCCGATTGTATTAAGGTTGAGAAGCGATCGTATAGGGAATGCGCAGGAGAGAAGAGCCCCTGTATACCAAGTGAGTGCGTTGGACTTAGGGAAACTTACTTCAATTGCAAACGAGGCCAGCTCGACATGAGGGCTAGGATCCGCGGTAACAAGGGCTATTGA